The following coding sequences are from one Virgibacillus necropolis window:
- the polA gene encoding DNA polymerase I, translating into MSNKLVLIDGNSIIYRAFFALPLLNNDKGVYTNAVFGFTTMLLRILEDEKPTHMLVAFDAGKTTFRHKTYKEYKGGRQKTPPELSEQFPLLKELLDSFDIPHYQLDQYEADDIIGTLAKNGNDDKWDVTVISGDKDLLQLVSDKVTVKLTKKGISDVEAYTPVFLKEKMEIDPEQVIELKALMGDSSDNIPGVPGVGQKTAIKLLKQYNTLDGVYENLDEVSGKKLKEKLTDHKEDAYMSRELVTINTDSPIEIGLKDLSYVGYQSNKVSMVFKDLGFQSLLSKLNGEEDESDEPQEAIQDINYEIVDKVTKDLFTGNEAVVVEMVNDNYHQAAIEGFGIANETHAYFIPTEIALQSEEFRSWATDPSQEKYLFDAKGALVALLNHEDIHLKGITFDMLLASYLLNPSENHHDIPAISHRLGKKNVLFDEEVYGKGAKLKVPEQDKLAEHVARKARVLYDVKPKMVSSLKSNELFELYQELEMPLALILGDVEHTGVKVDIERLEQTRIELKERLDEIEASVYELAGEKFNLNSPKQLGPILFEKLKLPVIKKTKTGYSTAADVLEQLQDEHEIIPKLLLYRQLGKLQSTYIEGLLKVVNKDTMKIHTRYNQALAQTGRLSSVEPNLQNIPIRLEEGRKIRQAFIPSQKDWIMFAADYSQIELRVLAHIAEDEKLIEAFRNDLDIHTQTAMDVFHVNADEVTSTMRRHAKAVNFGIVYGISDYGLSQSLGITRKEAKKFIDRYLESYPGVKTYMNTSIQDAKHQGYVTTLMNRRRYLPEITSRNFNQRSFAERTAMNTPIQGSAADIIKKAMIDLYEKLKDENLQARILLQVHDELILEAPKEELEKLKEIVPDIMEHTVSLNAPLKVDYEFGDSWFDAK; encoded by the coding sequence ATGTCAAATAAATTAGTATTAATAGATGGTAATAGTATTATTTATCGTGCGTTTTTTGCTTTACCATTATTGAATAATGACAAAGGCGTTTATACAAATGCTGTATTTGGGTTCACAACTATGCTACTTCGAATTTTAGAAGATGAAAAGCCAACCCATATGTTAGTTGCTTTTGATGCAGGGAAAACAACTTTTCGACATAAAACGTATAAAGAATACAAGGGTGGCCGTCAAAAGACTCCGCCAGAATTATCTGAGCAGTTCCCATTATTAAAGGAACTTTTGGATTCATTTGATATACCACATTACCAGTTAGATCAGTATGAAGCTGATGATATTATTGGGACGCTGGCTAAAAATGGAAATGACGATAAATGGGATGTCACGGTTATATCAGGAGATAAAGATTTACTTCAGCTTGTATCCGACAAGGTTACAGTGAAGTTGACGAAAAAAGGCATCAGTGATGTTGAAGCATATACACCGGTGTTTTTAAAAGAAAAAATGGAAATAGATCCAGAACAGGTAATAGAGTTAAAAGCTTTGATGGGGGATAGTTCAGATAATATTCCAGGTGTGCCTGGTGTTGGACAAAAGACTGCAATCAAATTATTGAAACAATATAATACACTTGATGGTGTCTATGAAAACTTAGATGAAGTAAGTGGAAAGAAGTTAAAAGAAAAGCTCACAGACCATAAAGAAGATGCATACATGAGTAGAGAGCTCGTTACGATTAATACAGATTCACCAATCGAAATTGGATTAAAAGATCTATCCTATGTAGGGTATCAATCCAATAAAGTAAGTATGGTTTTTAAAGACCTAGGCTTTCAATCATTATTAAGCAAATTGAATGGTGAAGAAGACGAATCAGATGAACCTCAGGAAGCAATTCAGGACATAAACTATGAAATAGTAGATAAGGTAACAAAAGATCTATTTACGGGAAATGAAGCAGTAGTAGTTGAAATGGTGAATGATAACTATCATCAAGCAGCAATTGAAGGTTTCGGGATTGCGAATGAAACACATGCTTATTTTATTCCGACTGAAATAGCTCTACAATCTGAGGAATTCAGATCATGGGCAACGGACCCTTCACAAGAAAAATACTTATTTGATGCAAAAGGTGCACTAGTAGCGCTTCTAAATCATGAGGATATTCATCTAAAAGGAATAACGTTTGATATGCTCCTCGCATCTTACTTATTAAATCCATCAGAAAATCATCATGATATTCCTGCAATAAGCCACCGATTGGGAAAGAAAAATGTATTATTTGATGAAGAAGTATATGGAAAAGGTGCAAAACTTAAGGTTCCAGAGCAAGACAAACTTGCTGAGCATGTTGCGCGAAAGGCTCGTGTACTTTACGATGTAAAACCTAAAATGGTATCTAGCTTAAAAAGTAACGAGTTATTTGAATTATATCAAGAGCTTGAAATGCCACTAGCATTAATTCTTGGTGATGTAGAGCATACAGGAGTAAAAGTTGATATCGAACGTTTAGAACAAACGCGTATTGAATTGAAAGAACGTTTAGATGAAATCGAAGCTAGTGTATATGAGTTAGCGGGTGAAAAATTTAACTTGAATTCACCAAAACAATTAGGCCCAATTTTATTTGAAAAGTTAAAGCTGCCAGTCATCAAAAAAACAAAAACGGGTTACTCCACTGCAGCTGATGTATTGGAACAATTACAGGATGAACATGAAATAATTCCAAAATTATTGTTATACCGTCAGTTAGGAAAACTTCAGTCCACGTATATTGAAGGTCTGCTAAAAGTAGTAAATAAGGATACAATGAAAATTCATACACGCTATAATCAAGCGTTGGCGCAAACTGGAAGGCTTAGTTCAGTTGAACCAAACTTACAAAATATCCCGATCCGTTTAGAAGAAGGAAGAAAAATAAGACAGGCCTTTATTCCGTCTCAAAAAGATTGGATTATGTTTGCAGCCGATTATTCACAAATTGAATTAAGAGTGTTAGCACACATAGCAGAAGACGAGAAATTAATAGAAGCATTTCGTAATGACTTAGATATTCATACACAAACTGCTATGGACGTTTTTCATGTGAATGCAGATGAGGTTACCTCTACTATGCGTAGACACGCAAAGGCGGTTAACTTTGGTATCGTTTATGGAATAAGTGATTATGGATTGTCACAGAGTCTAGGCATCACCCGTAAAGAGGCAAAAAAGTTCATTGATCGCTATTTAGAAAGCTATCCAGGTGTAAAAACATACATGAATACGAGTATTCAAGATGCAAAACATCAAGGGTATGTCACAACATTGATGAATAGAAGAAGGTATTTACCTGAAATTACAAGTAGAAATTTTAATCAACGTAGTTTTGCAGAACGAACAGCAATGAACACGCCAATTCAAGGCAGTGCAGCAGATATTATCAAAAAGGCTATGATTGACCTATATGAAAAATTAAAGGATGAAAACCTTCAGGCACGGATTCTTCTACAGGTGCACGATGAATTAATATTGGAAGCGCCAAAAGAGGAGCTTGAAAAGTTAAAAGAAATTGTTCCTGATATAATGGAGCATACTGTTTCATTAAATGCTCCATTGAAGGTTGATTATGAATTTGGTGACAGCTGGTTCGATGCAAAGTAA
- the mutM gene encoding DNA-formamidopyrimidine glycosylase translates to MPELPEVETVKQTLKRLVQNKTIQGVEVFWPNIIKLPDDVEEFKINLQQQTILDIHRKGKFLLFELSDYMLISHLRMEGKYSVHENGEPVKKHTHVIFTFTDGDELRYNDVRKFGTMHIVNKGTELDQKPLNQLGPDPFDAAFTFDYFYKKLHKTDRVIKAALLDQSIVAGLGNIYVDETLFQAKVNPLKKSNKLTKKEVKSIQEEAKTILQHAIELGGTTIRSYVNSSGEMGMFQQTLYVYGQENNPCRTCGRPIVKMKIGGRGTHVCMNCQK, encoded by the coding sequence ATGCCAGAATTACCAGAAGTAGAAACAGTAAAACAAACATTAAAACGACTTGTTCAAAATAAAACCATTCAAGGTGTGGAAGTATTTTGGCCTAATATTATAAAACTGCCTGATGATGTTGAAGAATTTAAAATTAATTTACAACAACAAACGATCCTAGATATACATCGTAAGGGCAAATTTTTATTATTTGAATTAAGTGATTATATGTTAATTTCGCATCTTCGCATGGAAGGTAAATACAGTGTGCACGAAAACGGTGAACCTGTGAAGAAACATACACATGTAATTTTCACTTTTACAGATGGTGATGAATTACGCTATAACGATGTCCGTAAGTTTGGGACGATGCATATTGTGAATAAAGGCACGGAGCTAGATCAAAAGCCATTAAATCAACTAGGTCCAGATCCGTTTGACGCAGCATTTACATTTGATTACTTTTATAAAAAGCTTCATAAAACAGATCGCGTGATAAAGGCTGCGTTATTGGATCAATCAATAGTCGCAGGACTTGGAAACATTTATGTAGATGAGACGTTATTTCAAGCTAAAGTGAACCCATTGAAAAAATCGAATAAACTTACCAAAAAAGAAGTGAAGTCAATTCAAGAGGAAGCTAAAACAATTCTTCAACACGCGATAGAATTAGGTGGAACCACCATACGCTCCTATGTAAACAGTAGTGGTGAAATGGGGATGTTCCAGCAAACATTATATGTATATGGACAAGAAAATAACCCATGCAGAACTTGCGGAAGGCCAATAGTCAAAATGAAAATTGGCGGTCGCGGTACACATGTGTGTATGAATTGTCAAAAATAG
- the coaE gene encoding dephospho-CoA kinase (Dephospho-CoA kinase (CoaE) performs the final step in coenzyme A biosynthesis.), protein MALIIGLTGSIASGKSTVSTMFHDYNIPVVDADKISRDVVCPGEEAYQQIVETFGEEILLEDKTVDRKKLGAIIFPDKEKRTELNEIVHPAVRKKMLKQKDDYIAGGANCVVLDIPLLFESKLTHFVDKTVVVYVNKETQLDRLMKRDNSLVADANSRINSQLSLEEKAELADVVIDNNGTKEKTREQLDDLLQVWKII, encoded by the coding sequence ATGGCATTGATTATAGGTCTAACCGGAAGTATTGCTAGTGGCAAAAGTACGGTATCAACGATGTTTCATGATTATAATATACCTGTCGTAGACGCTGATAAAATTTCACGAGATGTCGTTTGTCCAGGTGAAGAGGCTTACCAACAAATAGTTGAGACATTCGGTGAAGAAATTTTACTTGAGGACAAAACGGTTGATCGTAAAAAATTAGGTGCTATCATTTTTCCTGATAAAGAAAAACGAACTGAATTAAATGAAATTGTACATCCTGCGGTTCGGAAAAAAATGCTTAAGCAAAAAGATGATTACATTGCTGGCGGTGCAAATTGTGTTGTACTGGATATTCCATTATTATTTGAAAGTAAGTTAACACATTTCGTTGATAAAACTGTCGTTGTCTATGTAAACAAAGAAACGCAGTTGGATCGACTAATGAAGCGAGATAATTCTTTGGTGGCTGATGCAAATTCGAGGATAAATTCTCAGTTATCACTAGAGGAGAAGGCAGAGTTAGCTGATGTAGTTATAGATAATAACGGGACAAAAGAAAAAACAAGAGAACAGTTAGACGATTTATTACAAGTTTGGAAAATTATATAA
- a CDS encoding glyceraldehyde-3-phosphate dehydrogenase, translating into MNKTRIAINGFGRIGRMVFRQAIKDSQLDVVIINASYPPETLAHLIKYDSVHGIFDGEVKTLQNSIEVDGKTIHLVDSRDPKTLPWKDHAIDIVIEATGKFNNKEGAGLHLQAGAKKVVISAPGKNVDNTIVMGVNHETYNPEKEHVISNASCTTNCLAPVVKVLDDNFKIINGLMTTVHAFTNDQNNLDNPHKDLRRARGCTQSIIPTSTGAAKALGLVLPHLNGKLHGMSLRVPTPNVSLVDLVVDVEKSVSADDVNKAFQRAGASNLNGIVKYSDEPLVSIDYTSTEYSAIIDGLSTMVMEDNKIKVLAWYDNEWGYSNRVIDLTKYVGSYLNQEQVKIS; encoded by the coding sequence ATGAATAAAACCCGAATTGCCATAAATGGATTTGGTCGGATTGGTCGAATGGTCTTTCGTCAAGCAATTAAAGACAGCCAATTAGATGTTGTAATAATTAATGCAAGCTATCCTCCAGAAACACTTGCGCATCTAATTAAGTATGATAGTGTACATGGAATTTTTGATGGTGAAGTGAAAACGCTTCAGAACAGTATAGAAGTTGACGGAAAAACCATCCACCTTGTTGATTCACGTGACCCAAAAACATTACCGTGGAAAGATCACGCGATAGATATTGTAATCGAAGCTACTGGTAAGTTTAATAATAAGGAAGGCGCTGGGCTACACTTACAAGCAGGCGCAAAAAAAGTTGTCATTTCAGCTCCAGGTAAAAATGTAGATAACACAATTGTTATGGGGGTTAATCACGAGACGTATAATCCAGAAAAGGAACATGTTATTTCGAATGCGTCCTGCACAACAAATTGTCTAGCACCAGTTGTCAAAGTACTTGATGACAATTTTAAAATTATCAATGGTCTCATGACGACTGTACACGCATTTACAAATGATCAAAATAATTTAGATAATCCACATAAAGATTTACGTCGTGCAAGAGGTTGTACACAATCTATCATTCCAACTTCAACTGGTGCTGCGAAGGCACTAGGCTTAGTTTTACCACATCTGAATGGAAAACTACACGGAATGTCTTTACGTGTACCTACACCAAACGTATCTTTAGTTGATCTTGTAGTAGATGTGGAAAAATCTGTTTCAGCTGACGATGTAAATAAAGCATTTCAGCGGGCAGGAGCAAGTAATTTAAATGGTATTGTAAAATATAGTGACGAGCCATTGGTATCAATTGACTATACATCTACAGAGTATTCCGCAATTATAGATGGACTTTCAACAATGGTAATGGAAGATAATAAGATCAAAGTCCTAGCATGGTATGACAATGAATGGGGTTATTCAAACCGAGTTATTGATCTTACAAAATATGTAGGAAGTTATTTGAACCAAGAACAAGTAAAAATTTCTTAA
- the speD gene encoding adenosylmethionine decarboxylase, whose product MDTMGRHVIAELWECNIDKLNDMALIERTFVDAALKAGAEIREVAFHKFAPHGVSGVVIISESHLTIHSFPEHGYASIDVYTCGDIIDPNVAAEHIATSLEAKTYEKVEVPRGMGPVKVNQFQVL is encoded by the coding sequence ATGGACACAATGGGAAGACACGTTATAGCAGAATTATGGGAATGTAATATAGATAAATTAAATGATATGGCATTAATTGAACGCACATTTGTCGATGCAGCATTAAAAGCGGGTGCTGAAATTCGGGAAGTTGCTTTTCATAAATTTGCACCACATGGTGTAAGTGGAGTAGTAATTATCTCGGAATCGCATTTGACTATTCACAGTTTTCCAGAGCATGGATATGCAAGCATTGACGTATATACGTGCGGGGATATTATTGATCCGAATGTTGCTGCAGAGCATATTGCAACTTCATTAGAAGCAAAGACATATGAAAAAGTAGAAGTACCACGTGGAATGGGACCGGTAAAGGTAAACCAATTTCAGGTCTTATAG
- a CDS encoding cytosolic protein: MSFKQTLTKYLSNHAETRDNHLDTSLQTHYYKTTKDKALAKLEDLYSKSQLYSIHSISKEHGEISLYYKKTFIISTVISVRPYNTAIDFSVTTETVLPFDFGNSSRIIEQLYNQLNKELPYIETKNYS; encoded by the coding sequence ATGTCATTCAAGCAAACTTTAACGAAATATTTGAGTAACCATGCAGAGACAAGGGACAACCATCTGGATACATCACTGCAAACTCATTATTATAAAACGACAAAAGATAAAGCTCTTGCTAAACTAGAAGACTTGTATTCGAAATCACAGCTCTATTCGATACATTCTATTTCAAAAGAGCACGGGGAAATTAGTCTTTATTATAAGAAGACATTTATCATATCCACGGTCATTTCTGTTCGGCCGTATAATACTGCAATTGATTTTTCAGTTACAACTGAAACAGTGTTGCCTTTTGACTTTGGAAACAGTTCACGGATTATTGAACAGTTATATAATCAATTAAACAAAGAATTACCTTATATTGAAACGAAAAATTATTCTTAG
- the nrdR gene encoding transcriptional regulator NrdR translates to MRCSNCDYKSTKVLDSRPIEEGRSIRRRRECEQCGFRFTTFERIEAIPLIVVKKEGARQEFSREKLIRGLIRSCEKRPVPLEKIESIALDVEKQLRDTGASEVESKEIGEMVMDRLAKVDEVAYVRFASVYRQFKDISVFLDELKDLIKTDKKQ, encoded by the coding sequence ATGCGATGTTCTAATTGTGACTATAAAAGTACAAAGGTTCTTGATTCACGACCAATTGAAGAAGGTAGATCAATTCGCCGCAGAAGAGAATGTGAGCAATGCGGATTTCGCTTTACCACGTTTGAAAGAATAGAAGCAATACCCTTGATTGTTGTGAAAAAAGAAGGAGCGAGACAAGAATTTAGTAGAGAAAAACTAATTCGTGGTTTGATAAGATCGTGTGAAAAAAGACCTGTCCCACTTGAAAAGATAGAATCAATTGCATTAGACGTGGAAAAACAGTTACGAGATACTGGAGCGTCTGAAGTGGAAAGTAAAGAAATAGGGGAAATGGTAATGGATCGACTAGCAAAGGTTGATGAAGTAGCATATGTACGTTTCGCCTCAGTATATCGTCAATTCAAGGATATTAGTGTCTTTTTAGATGAATTGAAGGATTTAATAAAGACAGATAAGAAACAGTAA
- a CDS encoding replication initiation and membrane attachment family protein: MNVIGKVLPVDGYYVSQKKSLPVDYEKSMTHLYQPLIGTESISLFMTLLHEMDVQNSEEPQTHHTLMNYLNMPLDEIYRARLKLEGIGLMKTYERLVSERTVYTYELQAPFSPSEFFRDEMLAQLLYYHLGEEKFDHLKQRYDRKQPLQPGKNITVEFNDVFQTFQPYNTTMNTAYNQQNEPAINPIDFSWIKRMLEQRMIPAKNILTVSNKQLIMQMMKLYELDSHEIEKSMLWALSDENMLHTEEFKNACHDIFKSKYNTTTIKLTDKVRPKEVPTSAPQTQEEQLVQHLEVISPKQLLEDLSSGNHASEQDMRVIRGVMTTQGLPSPVMNVLIHFVLLQSNMKLSKAYLEKIASHWSRANLKTAKEAMVFAKKEKNRYQKSTTPPSPRQSYSKNYSNEVVPDWFKDRNKKKVKDTANKNDGETAEDKERMEAILKKYSTE; the protein is encoded by the coding sequence ATGAATGTTATTGGGAAGGTCTTACCAGTGGATGGATATTATGTATCGCAAAAAAAGAGTCTGCCAGTAGACTATGAAAAATCAATGACACATTTATATCAACCATTAATAGGAACTGAATCTATTTCACTTTTCATGACATTATTACACGAGATGGACGTACAGAATTCAGAGGAACCACAAACACACCACACATTAATGAATTACTTAAACATGCCTCTAGATGAGATCTATCGAGCACGACTTAAGTTAGAGGGCATTGGCTTAATGAAAACCTATGAAAGACTGGTAAGCGAACGGACAGTTTATACGTATGAATTACAGGCACCATTTTCTCCAAGTGAATTTTTCAGAGATGAAATGTTGGCCCAATTACTTTATTACCATTTGGGTGAAGAAAAATTTGATCATTTAAAACAGCGTTATGACAGAAAACAACCACTTCAACCTGGGAAAAATATTACAGTTGAATTTAACGATGTATTTCAAACGTTTCAACCTTATAATACAACAATGAATACAGCATATAATCAACAGAATGAACCAGCCATAAATCCGATAGATTTTTCCTGGATTAAGAGAATGTTAGAGCAACGAATGATTCCAGCGAAAAATATTCTTACAGTGTCTAATAAACAACTTATTATGCAAATGATGAAGTTATATGAATTAGATTCTCACGAAATTGAAAAAAGTATGTTATGGGCTCTAAGTGATGAAAATATGTTACATACCGAAGAGTTTAAGAATGCTTGCCATGATATATTTAAATCTAAATATAATACAACTACTATCAAGTTAACAGATAAGGTGAGACCAAAAGAAGTGCCAACTTCGGCACCACAAACACAGGAAGAACAGCTTGTTCAGCATCTAGAAGTGATTTCACCTAAGCAATTGTTAGAAGACTTGTCTAGTGGTAATCATGCATCTGAGCAAGATATGCGAGTGATTCGTGGAGTAATGACAACACAGGGATTGCCTTCGCCTGTTATGAACGTACTGATTCACTTTGTATTGCTACAATCAAACATGAAACTATCAAAAGCTTATTTAGAAAAAATAGCAAGTCATTGGTCACGTGCTAATCTGAAAACCGCAAAAGAAGCGATGGTTTTTGCAAAAAAAGAGAAAAATCGCTATCAAAAATCAACAACCCCACCATCACCGAGGCAATCATACTCCAAAAATTACTCTAATGAAGTAGTACCAGATTGGTTCAAAGATAGAAACAAAAAAAAGGTGAAAGATACAGCAAATAAAAATGATGGGGAAACAGCTGAAGACAAAGAAAGAATGGAAGCTATATTAAAAAAGTATTCTACCGAGTAA
- the dnaI gene encoding primosomal protein DnaI has protein sequence MKPVQSTLKKWMNENKNFKENYIKIKNEVLEDPEIKEFLSLHPELTRQEIDKNLIKLYEYKTQSKQCDKCNSFGSCINMLNGYSPILKTDNNEIHIQYEKCHNHLAHEKQKHQQKLIQSLYMPKEILHASMATLQSDGQRMKAIDAIDEFLVHVNSSGLPSKGIYFYGPFGVGKTFFLGAIANELRKRNIASMIIYMPEFVREIKASLKDDSINTKIEYFKKAEVLMIDDIGAESQSAWFRDEILGSILQYRMMEGLPVFFTSNYNLDQLEGQLAKTNRGAVETVKAGRIIERIKQVSKEVQISGENRRNN, from the coding sequence ATGAAACCAGTCCAATCGACATTAAAAAAATGGATGAACGAAAACAAGAATTTTAAAGAGAACTATATAAAGATAAAAAATGAAGTTTTAGAGGACCCGGAGATTAAAGAATTTCTTTCGCTTCACCCTGAATTAACAAGGCAGGAAATTGATAAAAACTTAATTAAATTATATGAGTATAAAACACAATCGAAACAATGCGATAAGTGTAATTCATTTGGTAGTTGTATTAATATGTTGAATGGATACTCACCAATCCTGAAAACCGATAACAATGAAATTCATATACAATATGAAAAATGCCATAACCATTTAGCACACGAAAAACAAAAGCATCAACAGAAATTGATACAAAGTCTTTATATGCCAAAAGAAATACTACATGCATCGATGGCGACACTTCAAAGTGATGGACAAAGAATGAAAGCTATTGATGCGATCGATGAGTTTCTTGTTCATGTTAATTCATCAGGCCTTCCATCTAAAGGGATTTACTTTTATGGTCCATTTGGGGTTGGAAAAACGTTTTTTCTTGGAGCGATTGCAAATGAATTAAGGAAAAGGAATATTGCTTCTATGATCATATATATGCCAGAGTTTGTAAGAGAAATTAAAGCCTCTCTAAAAGATGACTCGATAAATACCAAAATTGAGTATTTCAAAAAAGCAGAAGTATTGATGATCGATGACATAGGAGCTGAATCTCAGTCAGCATGGTTTCGTGATGAAATTCTCGGATCTATATTGCAATATCGTATGATGGAAGGACTTCCGGTTTTTTTTACCTCAAATTACAATTTAGATCAATTAGAGGGTCAATTAGCTAAAACAAATCGGGGAGCTGTAGAAACAGTAAAAGCCGGAAGAATTATTGAACGTATCAAACAAGTAAGTAAAGAAGTACAAATTTCTGGGGAAAATAGAAGAAATAACTAA
- the ytxC gene encoding sporulation protein YtxC has product MLDIYMESDKEVISFCESLFQINKKIELHWKTSEEWGNHLQIEIEEVDDTSLDSIARALVDVFMHHRLSNMIRSVIQGVYYYTNHDEIDKILDLTHWIITGGDDENIDLTDTEDPGLFLESLFITMIKSSGTVHYDSLVKFRIKPFKELIKCFTGLAIDELKREEDHLSFVNALREYIAKKKALIPTIYMIQGDPFTFFNSNGKRITNMELHMIMQQEPLYIVGLDSNEKNLSPLIAMAPETIKIYGDNPVEPKTLTIINVFQERVEFEPLVNFPFPQYLKKL; this is encoded by the coding sequence TTGCTGGATATTTATATGGAGTCAGATAAAGAGGTAATCAGTTTTTGCGAATCATTATTTCAAATTAACAAGAAAATTGAATTACATTGGAAAACGAGTGAAGAATGGGGGAATCATTTACAAATTGAGATTGAGGAAGTTGATGATACATCACTTGATTCAATTGCGAGAGCACTAGTTGATGTATTCATGCATCACCGCTTGTCTAATATGATACGATCTGTTATTCAAGGTGTATATTATTACACAAACCATGACGAAATCGATAAAATATTGGATCTAACACATTGGATCATTACTGGGGGAGATGATGAAAATATAGATCTAACAGATACCGAAGATCCTGGTTTATTTTTGGAATCATTATTTATTACTATGATAAAAAGCTCTGGAACGGTTCACTATGACTCATTAGTAAAGTTCCGTATAAAACCATTTAAAGAGCTTATCAAGTGCTTTACTGGACTAGCTATCGATGAGTTGAAGCGTGAAGAGGATCATCTATCCTTTGTAAACGCACTTAGAGAATATATTGCGAAAAAGAAGGCGCTCATTCCAACTATTTATATGATTCAAGGAGACCCTTTTACTTTTTTTAATTCAAACGGTAAACGAATTACCAATATGGAATTACACATGATTATGCAACAGGAACCATTGTATATCGTCGGCTTAGATAGTAACGAAAAGAACTTATCTCCACTTATAGCAATGGCACCTGAGACGATAAAAATTTATGGGGATAATCCAGTTGAACCAAAAACATTAACGATTATTAATGTATTTCAAGAGCGTGTGGAATTTGAACCGCTGGTAAATTTTCCATTTCCTCAATACTTAAAAAAACTATAA